A single window of Micromonas commoda chromosome 6, complete sequence DNA harbors:
- the CBR/ELIP3 gene encoding early light induced protein-like 5, chloroplast precursor (CBR (carotene biosynthesis related) or ELIP; ChloroP preicts 31 aa cTP, TargetP predicts 28 aa mitochondrialSP), whose product MAMSLTLSSRVALSARPAVKATKSARRAAIVAKAEMSVDEPVVEAAVAPAPASMKDNFVNAMSFGGWAPETINGRVAQIAFVAGLGAELSTGESFTSQFAHHVPSLVFASGLITLASFMPNMQNTDEYKANPATFKSIERPFTVEAERTNGRGAMVGLVAMFIVEKLIGGPITGIFSDSGDELLTSTFYDESFAAQVEAPAAAPAKFVDFDSAVVAPAPVVAAESADAAAAYEAAEAAEPIRVEGAVDADVEAEAMAMGRAVSMAEDAM is encoded by the coding sequence ATGGCCATGTCCCTCACCCtctcctcccgcgtcgccctcagcgcgcgacccgccgtcAAGGCGACCAAgtccgcccgccgcgcggcgatcgtggccaaggctgagatgTCCGTCGATgagcccgtcgtcgaggcggcggtcgcgcccgcccctgCTTCCATGAAGGACAACTTCGTCAACGCCATGTCCTTCGGCGGCTGGGCGCCCGAGACCATcaacggccgcgtcgcgcagatcgccttcgtcgccggcctcggcgcggagctctCCACCGGCGAGTCCTTCACCTCCCAGTTCGCGCACCACGTGCCCTCGCTCGTGTTCGCGTCCGGCCTCATCACTCTCGCGTCGTTCATGCCCAACATGCAGAACACCGACGAGTACAAGGCCAACCCCGCCACGTTCAAGTCCATCGAGCGCCCCTTCAccgtcgaggccgagcgaaccaacggccgcggcgccatgGTCGGTCTCGTCGCCATGTTCATCGTCGAGAAGCTCATCGGCGGCCCCATCACCGGCATCTTCTCCgactccggcgacgagctcctcacCTCCACCTTCTACGACgagtccttcgccgcgcaggtcgaagcccccgccgcggcgcccgccaagTTCGTGGACTTCGAttccgccgtcgtcgcccccgcgcccgtcgtcgccgccgagtccgcggacgccgccgccgcgtacgaggctgccgaggctgcggagcCCATCCGCGtggagggtgccgtcgacgccgacgtcgaggcggaggccatGGCCATGggccgcgccgtctccatGGCCGAGGACGCCATGTAA
- a CDS encoding predicted protein yields MEEGAPLLGERRLKPKGMSVMRVAALAVSALGTAALIAVVGVSVMSARNPGAAREAVSELGAGETVTETARRALGPMCTEDDRLMPTVFLIGVEKCGTTSLYDDMISHIPALRPMHDDKGAPAKEMRYFDTGGRFVNMLKWNKDPTPFREWLTRHADTCATVASSLANEMSAHGPDDPFDMATSRTPRLHVDGTPAYFNAGVGAKIAEAYPRPEQRARLRFVATVCDPETRLKSAFTFFKTLYNGWGGDQADVWERNLYTHYFATYADWLKQTVAALPEASKPGGLLENPGAQMAETLDDDADEDATFDAESGESVGDLGSKGERAERRRMKNLFNEVVKTRYESVLREYLDAGFSADQFLVLPNSYYFERPAAALKDIASHLGVDASDLELIGDAAHANAGRVKDPGTKARLVGNVRDGDRDALREHLRPQLEGLRKLHCEEGLKMAAWHGVGEEERDRYWSFMPKEAARDCENAS; encoded by the coding sequence atggaggagggcgccccGCTGCTCGGGGAGCGGCGCCTGAAGCCCAAGGGAATGTCCGTGATGCGTGTGGCGGCACTCGCGGTATCCGCGctgggcaccgcggcgctcatcgcggtcgtcggcgtgtcCGTCATGTCCGCGCGgaaccccggcgcggcgcgcgaggcggtcaGCGAgttgggcgccggcgaaACTGTAACCGaaaccgcgcggcgcgcgctcggcccgaTGTGCACCGAGGACGACCGTCTGATGCCCACGGTGTTCCTCATCGGCGTAGAGAAGTGCGGCACGACGTCGCTGTACGACGACATGATCTCGCACATCCCCGCGCTCAGGCCAATGCACGACGACaagggcgcgcccgcgaaggaGATGCGATACTTCGACACGGGCGGGCGCTTCGTGAACATGCTCAAGTGGAACAAGGACCCGACCCCGTTTCGCGAGTGGCTCACGCGGCACGCGGACACCTGCGCCACCGTGGCGTCGTCCCTGGCCAACGAGATGAGCGCGCACGGCCCGGACGATCCCTTCGACATGGCGACCTCGCGCACCCCGAGGCTAcacgtcgacggcaccccggCGTACTTCAacgccggcgtgggcgccaAGATCGCGGAGGCGTACCCTCGGCCGGAACAGCGAGCACGATTGAGgttcgtcgccaccgtctgCGACCCGGAGACGCGGCTGAAGAGCGCGTTCACGTTCTTCAAGACGCTGTACAACGGCTGGGGAGGGGACCAGGCTGATGTGTGGGAACGGAACCTGTACACGCATTACTTTGCCACGTACGCGGATTGGCTCAAAcagacggtggcggcgctgcCAGAGGCGAGTAAACCGGGCGGACTGTTGGAAAACCCGGGGGCGCAGATGGCCGAGACGCTCGATGATGACGCGGATGAAGACGCGACATTTGATGCCGAGTCAGGCGAGTCAGTCGGCGATCTCGGCAGTAAAGGAGAACGCGCGGAACGCAGGCGCATGAAGAACCTGTTCAACGAGGTTGTCAAGACTCGGTACGAATCCGTGCTCCGCGAGTACCTCGACGCGGGTTTCTCCGCCGATCAGTTTTTGGTGTTACCAAACTCGTACTACTTCGAgagaccggcggcggcgctgaaggaCATCGCGTCGCACTtgggggtggacgcgtcggatctggagctcatcggcgacgcggcgcacgccaaCGCCGGGCGGGTGAAGGATCCCGGGACAAAGGCGCGTTTGGTTGGaaacgtccgcgacggcgatcgcgacgcgctgagGGAACACCTGAGGCCGCAGCTGGAGGGGCTGAGGAAGCTGCACTGCGAGGAGGGGTTGAAGATGGCGGCGTGGCacggcgtgggcgaggaggagagggacAGGTACTGGTCGTTCATGCCCAAGGAAGCCGCGAGAGACTGCGAGAACGCTAGCTAA